The Treponema primitia ZAS-1 genome has a segment encoding these proteins:
- a CDS encoding DMT family transporter, whose product MNKRALRADILLLLTSCIWGFAFVAQRTGMEYVGPFTFNGIRFLLGSLSLLPLIFVLRRKSAAKAGGEGQQPAFSPKQLILSSVMAGICLFIAASLQQVGLIYTTAGHSGFITGLYVVLVPIFGIFLGRKTGIPTWVGAVFTLMGLYFLSAAGNLGSINPGDIVTAISAFFWTIHVLLIDAMVKKIDPLMLSSGQFACCGILSCIVALVRMEPLSAAALMGGLIPILYGGFGSVGVAYTLQVVAQKDAPPAHASIILCLEGVFAAIGGVLILSEPLGPWTLLGFILMFCGMLATQWDVIFRGFSGKARG is encoded by the coding sequence ATGAACAAACGGGCTTTGCGTGCGGATATTCTTCTATTATTGACTTCCTGTATATGGGGGTTTGCCTTTGTGGCCCAGCGTACCGGGATGGAGTATGTCGGGCCCTTTACCTTCAATGGCATACGGTTTCTTCTGGGGAGCCTTTCCCTGCTTCCGCTGATTTTTGTTCTTCGGCGTAAATCAGCGGCGAAGGCGGGCGGGGAAGGGCAGCAGCCGGCGTTTTCTCCAAAGCAGCTCATCCTTTCCTCCGTAATGGCGGGGATCTGTCTCTTTATCGCCGCGTCCCTGCAGCAGGTGGGGCTGATCTACACCACCGCGGGACATTCGGGATTCATTACCGGACTCTATGTGGTACTGGTCCCCATATTTGGTATTTTCCTGGGGCGGAAGACCGGAATACCCACCTGGGTTGGGGCGGTATTCACCCTGATGGGACTCTATTTCCTCAGCGCTGCGGGAAACCTTGGCTCCATTAACCCCGGGGATATTGTCACCGCCATAAGCGCCTTTTTCTGGACCATCCATGTGCTGCTGATCGACGCCATGGTAAAGAAAATTGATCCCCTTATGCTTTCCTCCGGGCAGTTTGCCTGCTGTGGGATCCTTTCCTGCATCGTTGCCCTGGTACGGATGGAACCCCTTTCCGCCGCCGCGCTTATGGGAGGGCTCATCCCCATACTCTATGGCGGTTTTGGTTCCGTGGGGGTGGCCTATACCCTCCAAGTGGTGGCGCAAAAAGACGCTCCCCCGGCACACGCTTCGATCATCCTCTGCCTTGAGGGGGTCTTTGCCGCCATCGGCGGGGTGCTCATCCTTTCTGAACCCCTGGGTCCCTGGACCCTCCTGGGCTTTATCCTGATGTTCTGCGGCATGCTCGCCACCCAGTGGGATGTAATTTTCCGGGGCTTCTCCGGTAAAGCCCGTGGCTGA
- the sfsA gene encoding DNA/RNA nuclease SfsA, producing MAEELSLFTNDTEALFVRRPNRFLIIAAPVGKKKELACHCPNPGRLIEFVFPGTRLILEKRDQGNLKAKTGWTAAGLYYRDTVAPLFSSRANKAAEKLILKEIIPGLTEISPEYTLGDSRFDFLCTDAKKRKHLVEVKACSLIEYEVAMFPDAPSGRALKHLEELAELSAQGYLCHVLFVITHSEPTVFIPNLHTDPEFAAALSRFGHAAVPPGGRARGTSLQNTRKKAAAGSGPVAIHAALLRCDSSGRAILTVPALPVDLSHGKLAESNSGNYMILLELPASQDIEVGALGTIRFKAGWYVYAGSARKNLSQRINRHLRRQRKQKHWHLDYLTAWAGKMKALPILSYRNLECDLARDLEKLGGKPIADFGSSDCGCGSHLFYFKAPPMGNREFVDMLLRYRHAEALKET from the coding sequence GTGGCTGAGGAGCTTTCCCTTTTTACCAACGATACGGAGGCCCTCTTCGTCCGCCGTCCAAACCGTTTCCTTATCATCGCCGCTCCGGTGGGTAAGAAAAAGGAGTTAGCCTGCCACTGCCCCAACCCGGGGAGGCTCATTGAGTTTGTCTTCCCCGGTACCCGGCTTATCCTGGAAAAACGGGATCAGGGGAATCTCAAGGCTAAAACCGGCTGGACTGCGGCGGGTCTTTACTACCGGGATACCGTGGCGCCCCTCTTTTCCTCCCGGGCAAACAAGGCGGCGGAAAAACTCATTCTCAAAGAGATAATTCCCGGCCTTACGGAGATTAGCCCCGAATATACCCTGGGCGATTCTCGTTTTGACTTCCTCTGTACCGATGCTAAAAAGCGGAAACACCTGGTTGAGGTTAAGGCCTGTTCCCTCATTGAGTACGAAGTAGCCATGTTCCCTGACGCCCCCAGCGGCCGGGCTCTGAAGCACCTGGAAGAGCTGGCGGAACTAAGCGCCCAGGGCTATCTCTGCCATGTACTCTTTGTTATCACCCACAGTGAGCCCACGGTGTTTATACCAAACCTCCACACGGACCCGGAATTCGCCGCTGCCCTGAGCAGGTTCGGCCATGCGGCGGTTCCGCCCGGGGGAAGGGCCCGGGGAACTTCGTTGCAAAATACACGCAAAAAGGCAGCCGCCGGCTCAGGTCCCGTGGCTATCCACGCTGCCCTGCTCCGCTGTGATTCCTCAGGCCGGGCGATACTGACGGTTCCTGCCCTGCCGGTGGACCTCTCCCATGGGAAGCTGGCGGAAAGCAATAGTGGGAACTACATGATACTGCTGGAATTGCCGGCTAGTCAGGATATTGAGGTGGGAGCCCTGGGGACGATACGGTTTAAGGCAGGCTGGTATGTTTACGCCGGGTCCGCCCGGAAAAACCTGTCCCAGCGCATCAACCGGCACCTGCGCCGGCAGAGGAAGCAAAAACACTGGCACCTCGATTACCTCACCGCTTGGGCGGGAAAAATGAAGGCCCTGCCCATCCTTTCTTACCGGAACCTGGAATGCGATCTGGCCCGGGATCTGGAGAAGCTGGGTGGAAAGCCCATAGCGGACTTCGGTTCCTCGGATTGCGGCTGCGGGAGTCACCTTTTCTATTTCAAGGCGCCTCCCATGGGGAACCGGGAATTTGTGGATATGCTGCTACGGTACCGGCATGCGGAGGCGTTAAAAGAAACATAG
- a CDS encoding methyl-accepting chemotaxis protein — protein MVKKRTSLFNSLKFRFVFFFTLFIIVLCTVITLISVRQIIGTASNIFGIQGMPLARNTAALINGDKFEDLSRSLDLNDPYYEETRLKMLTLKENSSAKFLYTMAPVQGTQYRYIIDGSSDPDDEENFSPLGSEEDISEFDPAFLLTMDTGATHASQLDFQEGWGWVISMYAPILNSQSQVVGIVGCDFDGQSLHDIIITQILRQVLISVGFVLLGIFLMFLFLRMIFGPIKAIAKPMEEIASGEGDLTVSIPAQKSAEIGKLAGDFNLFVGKLREIIGAISRSLTELAGNAENLRGQSQGMIDSIGAVFNGVSEIRDQARNQDTHAHATYDGVKKIEEKIDSLETMISKQMGAVEQASEAVNHMTEGMQSVTENMRQINSRYEQLVQNSQAGRNTQQETADSITQIVKQIENLIEANSAITKIAARTNLLSMNAAIEAAHAGGAGKGFAVVAEEIRNLSETATEQSGIIKSFIQEIQNTIKVIVSASGRSTASFDNISADIEKLSGMITQVNASMSEQNEGIREIHAATNDVNSTAQAIYDATQAMKENSVPVFEGINILVENTGLILERSEKSIDKTESMQAMAEQVSEIAAKNDASADAVQQIVQKFKV, from the coding sequence GTGGTAAAAAAGCGTACATCTCTCTTTAATTCGTTAAAATTTCGTTTTGTCTTCTTTTTCACTCTTTTTATCATTGTACTTTGTACGGTAATAACCCTCATCTCCGTCCGGCAGATCATCGGCACCGCTTCGAACATTTTTGGTATCCAGGGCATGCCTCTGGCAAGGAACACCGCAGCCCTCATTAACGGAGATAAATTTGAGGATCTCTCCCGGAGTTTGGACCTGAATGATCCCTATTATGAAGAAACCCGGCTTAAGATGCTTACTCTAAAGGAGAATTCCAGCGCCAAGTTTTTGTATACCATGGCTCCCGTGCAGGGTACCCAGTACCGGTATATCATCGATGGCAGCAGCGACCCCGATGACGAGGAGAATTTCTCGCCCCTGGGGTCCGAGGAGGATATATCCGAGTTCGATCCCGCCTTTTTACTGACCATGGATACCGGCGCCACCCATGCGTCCCAGCTTGATTTTCAGGAGGGTTGGGGCTGGGTCATCTCCATGTATGCCCCCATTCTGAATTCCCAGAGCCAGGTTGTGGGGATTGTGGGCTGCGATTTTGACGGACAGTCCCTGCACGATATCATAATCACCCAGATCCTGCGGCAGGTGCTGATTTCCGTAGGCTTTGTCCTGCTGGGCATCTTTTTGATGTTCCTCTTCTTAAGGATGATCTTCGGCCCCATCAAGGCCATCGCTAAGCCCATGGAGGAGATAGCCTCCGGCGAGGGGGACCTGACGGTTTCCATCCCGGCGCAAAAATCAGCGGAGATAGGAAAACTCGCCGGGGACTTTAACCTCTTTGTAGGAAAACTGCGGGAGATCATCGGCGCCATAAGCCGGTCCCTTACGGAGCTTGCGGGCAACGCAGAAAACCTGCGGGGGCAGTCCCAGGGTATGATTGATTCCATCGGCGCCGTGTTCAACGGTGTGTCGGAGATACGGGACCAGGCCAGGAATCAGGACACCCATGCCCACGCCACCTACGATGGGGTCAAGAAGATCGAAGAAAAGATCGACAGCCTGGAGACGATGATCTCCAAACAGATGGGGGCGGTTGAGCAGGCTTCGGAGGCGGTGAATCATATGACCGAGGGGATGCAGTCGGTCACCGAAAATATGCGGCAAATCAACAGCCGGTATGAGCAGCTGGTGCAGAACTCCCAGGCCGGCCGGAATACCCAACAGGAGACGGCGGACAGTATTACCCAGATTGTAAAGCAGATAGAGAATCTGATTGAGGCCAACAGCGCGATTACCAAGATCGCCGCCCGGACCAATCTGCTTTCCATGAACGCCGCTATTGAGGCGGCCCACGCCGGCGGAGCGGGAAAGGGGTTCGCGGTGGTAGCCGAGGAGATCCGCAATCTTTCGGAGACCGCCACGGAACAGTCGGGGATCATAAAATCCTTTATCCAGGAAATTCAGAATACCATTAAGGTTATTGTGTCCGCCTCCGGACGGTCCACGGCATCCTTTGACAATATCTCTGCGGATATAGAAAAACTCAGCGGTATGATAACCCAGGTGAATGCCTCGATGTCCGAACAGAATGAGGGCATTCGGGAGATCCATGCAGCCACCAACGATGTGAATAGTACTGCCCAGGCAATCTACGATGCGACCCAGGCGATGAAGGAAAACAGTGTTCCTGTCTTTGAGGGTATCAATATTCTGGTTGAGAATACCGGCCTCATCCTGGAACGTTCGGAAAAATCAATCGATAAAACCGAGTCCATGCAGGCGATGGCGGAACAGGTTTCCGAAATCGCCGCTAAGAATGACGCTTCCGCCGATGCGGTACAGCAGATCGTACAGAAGTTTAAGGTGTAA
- a CDS encoding carbohydrate ABC transporter permease — protein MNKRVRVKNVIMYAFLVLVCFFSVVPFFWMISSATNRSTDIIRGRMLFGSYLFENIKTLAGTVSLGSAFWNSLRNSVTGTFASLFICSMAGYGFQVYRSRNKDRLISILLLSMMVPFASIMVPLFKMFSQAHLLDTTLGFILPSISTAFLIFFFRQSSMSFPYEIVQAARVDGMGEFGIYLRIYLPVMSPTFVAAGIVTFMSGWNNYLWPLIIMQSQESQTMPLLITSLTSGYTTDYGILMLAVTICTLPTVLIFFALQKYFVAGILGSVK, from the coding sequence ATGAATAAGAGAGTCCGCGTAAAAAACGTCATCATGTATGCCTTTTTGGTCCTGGTTTGTTTTTTTTCGGTTGTACCATTCTTCTGGATGATTTCCTCCGCCACAAACAGAAGCACCGATATTATCAGGGGGAGGATGCTTTTCGGATCCTACCTTTTTGAAAACATCAAAACGCTTGCGGGGACGGTTTCCCTGGGCAGTGCTTTTTGGAATTCCCTGCGGAACAGCGTAACCGGTACCTTTGCCAGTTTGTTTATCTGTTCCATGGCGGGCTACGGTTTTCAGGTATACCGGAGCAGGAACAAGGATCGGCTTATATCGATACTGCTCCTTTCCATGATGGTACCCTTTGCCTCAATAATGGTTCCGTTGTTTAAAATGTTCAGTCAGGCGCATCTGCTTGATACAACCCTCGGCTTTATTCTGCCCTCTATATCCACGGCCTTCCTCATTTTCTTTTTTCGCCAGAGCAGCATGTCCTTCCCCTATGAAATTGTACAGGCCGCCAGGGTGGACGGGATGGGCGAATTCGGCATATATCTCCGGATTTATCTGCCCGTCATGAGTCCCACCTTTGTAGCCGCCGGAATCGTTACCTTCATGAGCGGCTGGAACAACTACCTCTGGCCCCTTATCATCATGCAGAGCCAGGAAAGCCAAACCATGCCCCTGCTGATAACTTCCCTTACATCGGGGTATACCACCGACTACGGCATATTGATGCTGGCGGTAACCATCTGTACCCTGCCTACGGTATTGATCTTCTTCGCCCTGCAAAAGTACTTTGTGGCGGGGATACTTGGATCGGTCAAATGA
- a CDS encoding ABC transporter substrate-binding protein: MKRLSLAAAVLLVSSALLLAGCSKKNTAVAADPNGPITLTVWCWDPTFNVYAMNEAAKIYKASHPNVTVNVVETAWADLQQKLLTALSANQTSSLPDIVLMQDNAIQKNVTTYPKGFLPVNGKVDVSQFAQYKVDVATINGQSYGVPFDNGASGTFLRRDIVEQAGLQVSDFNDITWERFIELGKIVKQKTGVAMISAVGNENDIIALMMQSAGTWFFDAEGKVNIANNTVLKEAVKQYKAMVDAGIILLVTDWNAYIASLNNGSVASTINGCWIVGSISAEASQSGKWAVANTPKLNVPGGINYSSVGGSSWVVLANTKYPDVVMDLLNTTFAGSVPLYETILPSSGAISTWLPASKSATYGQPNAFFGGQKIYEDIVAYAGNVPQIKYGLFNYEARDAVSRALADIVGGTPVDTALATAQKNVEFLVAGQ, translated from the coding sequence ATGAAAAGATTAAGTTTAGCGGCTGCGGTTTTGTTGGTAAGCAGCGCACTGTTATTGGCGGGATGCAGTAAAAAAAATACCGCCGTGGCTGCGGACCCGAACGGGCCGATAACCTTGACAGTTTGGTGCTGGGACCCGACCTTTAACGTCTACGCCATGAATGAAGCGGCAAAAATTTACAAGGCTTCCCACCCCAATGTAACGGTGAATGTGGTAGAAACCGCCTGGGCTGATTTACAGCAGAAACTGCTTACCGCCCTTTCCGCCAATCAGACCAGCAGCCTGCCGGATATTGTACTGATGCAGGATAATGCCATCCAGAAAAATGTTACCACCTACCCCAAGGGTTTCCTTCCGGTGAACGGAAAGGTGGATGTATCCCAGTTCGCCCAGTATAAGGTTGATGTGGCCACCATTAACGGGCAGAGTTATGGGGTCCCCTTTGATAACGGCGCCAGCGGAACCTTCCTCCGCAGGGATATTGTGGAACAGGCCGGCTTGCAGGTTTCCGATTTTAACGATATTACCTGGGAACGTTTTATTGAACTGGGGAAAATCGTTAAACAAAAGACCGGGGTCGCCATGATTTCCGCGGTGGGGAATGAGAACGATATTATTGCTCTTATGATGCAGAGCGCCGGAACCTGGTTCTTTGATGCCGAGGGAAAGGTAAATATTGCCAACAACACCGTATTAAAGGAAGCCGTTAAGCAGTACAAGGCCATGGTTGATGCGGGGATCATCCTGCTGGTAACGGATTGGAACGCCTATATCGCCAGTCTTAATAACGGTTCCGTGGCGTCTACGATCAATGGCTGCTGGATAGTGGGTTCTATCTCCGCCGAGGCGTCTCAGTCCGGGAAGTGGGCGGTGGCCAATACCCCCAAACTGAATGTACCGGGCGGCATAAACTATTCCAGCGTGGGCGGTTCAAGCTGGGTAGTCCTGGCGAATACCAAGTATCCCGATGTGGTGATGGATCTGCTGAATACAACCTTTGCCGGAAGCGTCCCCTTGTATGAGACTATCCTGCCATCCTCCGGCGCTATCTCCACATGGCTTCCCGCAAGCAAATCTGCGACCTACGGGCAGCCGAACGCCTTCTTCGGCGGACAGAAAATCTATGAAGACATTGTAGCCTATGCGGGCAATGTGCCGCAGATAAAGTACGGCCTCTTCAATTACGAAGCCCGTGACGCCGTATCCCGGGCGCTTGCCGACATTGTGGGAGGCACACCGGTGGATACCGCCCTGGCAACTGCGCAGAAAAACGTTGAATTCCTTGTAGCGGGTCAGTAA
- a CDS encoding sensor histidine kinase, with the protein MLLGFIAAVLGVYILDDTLIIKTLIYTAYLMAVSLAFPLPRSAAISFVTIFLFLFFEYHPHFMGQDPIGFSFPIPPFFEILPMTAIFFLVSIGMIMMRFFMNRYILDQQTIEHLDSVGKKMVLFNHRLQEMVKQRGEDAMVEERLRLTRELHDSCGYAFTNIIMVTDAAVSCGQMETANTQEIFQRIRKLASTGLNETRETLHFIRKIQEPYAKSIDSVYQLKKIFEEVTGIKVDIEWGNMRNEYGPTVNKVITRIIQEAFTNSIRHGKATHIFIQFWELNQKLSMIVTDNGIGASVIVKGIGLAGMEERLDEVGGELTVGLPPEGGFKLSISIPIISITAPIRKTG; encoded by the coding sequence ATGCTCCTGGGTTTTATCGCCGCGGTTCTCGGCGTTTATATTCTGGACGATACCTTGATCATTAAAACCCTTATATACACCGCCTATCTCATGGCGGTGTCCCTGGCTTTTCCCCTGCCCAGGAGCGCGGCAATATCTTTTGTTACCATATTTCTCTTTCTGTTTTTTGAATACCACCCCCACTTCATGGGACAAGACCCTATTGGTTTTTCCTTCCCCATTCCACCATTTTTTGAAATTCTTCCCATGACTGCCATTTTTTTTCTGGTATCCATAGGTATGATCATGATGCGGTTTTTTATGAACCGGTATATCCTGGATCAACAAACTATTGAACATCTCGATTCCGTGGGGAAAAAGATGGTTCTTTTTAATCACCGGCTTCAGGAAATGGTAAAACAGCGGGGAGAAGATGCGATGGTAGAGGAACGGCTCCGACTTACCCGTGAGCTGCACGATAGCTGCGGTTATGCCTTTACCAACATTATTATGGTAACCGATGCCGCAGTAAGCTGCGGTCAGATGGAGACCGCAAATACCCAGGAGATTTTTCAGCGCATCAGAAAGCTGGCATCCACCGGCCTGAATGAAACCAGGGAGACCCTGCATTTTATCCGGAAGATACAGGAACCCTATGCAAAAAGCATTGACAGTGTTTATCAGCTGAAAAAGATTTTTGAGGAAGTTACGGGTATCAAGGTTGACATAGAATGGGGAAATATGCGGAACGAGTACGGCCCCACGGTAAATAAGGTTATCACCAGGATCATCCAGGAAGCTTTTACCAATTCAATACGCCACGGCAAGGCTACCCATATCTTTATCCAGTTTTGGGAATTAAACCAAAAATTGTCAATGATCGTAACGGATAATGGGATCGGCGCTTCGGTTATTGTAAAGGGCATAGGGCTTGCGGGCATGGAGGAACGGCTTGACGAGGTAGGGGGAGAGCTTACCGTAGGCCTGCCCCCGGAAGGCGGGTTCAAGCTTAGTATAAGCATACCAATAATCAGTATAACTGCTCCTATAAGGAAAACAGGATGA
- a CDS encoding response regulator transcription factor, whose translation MKILLVDDQSLITESLGTFLSNYADDMTVIGVAGNGKEAVNFTDEHHPDIILMDVLMPEMGGVEAVRIIKGKYPEIKVIMLSTYDEDEYVRAALVGGASGYLLKDISPTELITAIRALNNNVIQISPEIVRNMVQQKYNRDEGSHNAEDTDKAAITEKELPWLKTLTKREREIFTLLATGFDNEQIAEKLFLALQTVKNHVSVIYSKLGVKDRFEIIRLANQG comes from the coding sequence ATGAAGATACTATTGGTGGACGATCAAAGTTTAATTACCGAAAGTCTGGGGACTTTTTTATCCAACTATGCAGATGATATGACGGTCATCGGCGTAGCCGGGAATGGCAAGGAGGCGGTCAATTTTACCGATGAACATCATCCTGATATTATTTTAATGGACGTGCTCATGCCGGAAATGGGCGGCGTAGAGGCGGTACGGATTATCAAGGGCAAATATCCTGAGATAAAAGTAATCATGCTTTCCACCTATGATGAGGATGAATATGTCAGGGCAGCCCTGGTCGGCGGCGCTTCGGGCTACCTCTTAAAGGATATTTCCCCCACGGAGCTTATAACGGCGATCCGGGCGCTGAATAACAATGTGATACAAATTTCGCCGGAGATCGTGCGGAATATGGTTCAGCAGAAATACAACCGCGATGAAGGTTCCCACAATGCTGAAGATACGGACAAAGCCGCCATTACGGAAAAAGAGCTGCCCTGGCTGAAAACCCTGACTAAACGGGAGCGGGAAATATTTACCCTGCTGGCTACGGGGTTTGATAATGAACAGATCGCAGAAAAACTGTTTTTAGCCCTGCAAACAGTAAAAAACCACGTGAGCGTTATCTACTCAAAGCTGGGGGTTAAGGACCGGTTCGAAATTATCCGGCTGGCGAACCAGGGCTAA
- the mgrA gene encoding L-glyceraldehyde 3-phosphate reductase — MTYMASENRYNTLPFRRCGRSGIQLPAISLGFWQNFGGEQVYENQRAIARMAFDLGITHFDLANNYGPPPGSAEETMGRLLRDDFRPYRDELIISTKAGYTMWPGPYGDWGSRKYLLASLDAGLKRMGLEYVDIFYSHRPDPNTPLEETMGALAQAVRQGKALYAGLSNYPADRTREANEILRSMGVPCLIHQPRYHMFERTPEKGLLDVCDTAGVGVIAYMPLAQGLLTDRYLQGIPPDSRAASERTSLKPTDISAGTITAVKALREIARERGQSLPQMAIAWTLRDKRVSSSLIGASRPEHIRENIEAVKKTEFSQDELERIDRILG; from the coding sequence ATGACATACATGGCTTCAGAAAATCGGTACAACACCTTGCCCTTCCGCCGCTGCGGCAGATCGGGAATACAATTACCGGCGATCTCCCTGGGATTCTGGCAAAACTTCGGTGGTGAGCAGGTTTATGAAAACCAGCGGGCCATTGCGCGTATGGCCTTTGATTTAGGAATTACCCATTTTGATTTGGCAAATAATTATGGGCCTCCGCCGGGTTCCGCCGAGGAAACCATGGGGCGGCTGCTCCGGGACGATTTCAGGCCCTACCGGGATGAACTGATCATATCTACCAAGGCCGGCTATACCATGTGGCCCGGACCCTATGGCGACTGGGGTTCCCGGAAATACCTGCTCGCAAGCCTCGACGCCGGGCTTAAACGGATGGGCCTGGAGTATGTGGACATCTTCTATTCCCACCGTCCGGATCCCAATACACCCCTGGAGGAAACCATGGGCGCCCTCGCCCAGGCAGTGCGTCAAGGCAAGGCCCTGTATGCGGGGCTGTCCAATTATCCGGCGGATCGTACCCGGGAGGCCAATGAAATTTTGCGGAGCATGGGGGTTCCCTGCTTAATACACCAGCCCCGTTACCATATGTTTGAACGGACCCCGGAAAAGGGGCTGCTGGATGTGTGCGATACCGCCGGAGTCGGGGTTATCGCCTATATGCCCCTGGCCCAGGGCCTGCTCACCGACCGGTACCTTCAGGGCATTCCCCCGGATTCCCGGGCTGCTTCTGAAAGGACATCCTTGAAACCCACCGATATAAGCGCCGGTACCATTACTGCCGTAAAAGCCTTGAGGGAAATTGCCCGGGAGCGGGGACAGAGCCTGCCCCAGATGGCCATTGCCTGGACACTCAGGGATAAGCGGGTAAGCAGTTCCCTTATCGGCGCGAGCCGTCCGGAACATATCCGGGAAAATATTGAGGCGGTGAAAAAAACGGAGTTTTCGCAGGACGAGCTTGAAAGGATAGACCGAATCCTGGGATAG
- a CDS encoding carbohydrate ABC transporter permease, translating into MKRHSFVKKYDFWGWFFIAPASLMIFILSFYPMIQAFILSLQTGLGNNLRFTGIWNYYRLFQDEIFLSSVANVFIYLIFQVPIMLFMALILASILNNEKLKFKGLFRTLVFLPCATALVSSAMIFKTFFSVDGIVNFILLHIGIITSPVSWLTHPFWAKVVIIMVITWRWTGYNTIFYLAGLQNIDTSIYEAARIDGASAFQQFFKITLPLLRPVILLTTIMSTNGTLQLFDEVKNITSGGPGNATITISQYIYNLSFVYNPQFGYAAAVSYTILIMVALLSFIQMKVGDKA; encoded by the coding sequence ATGAAACGGCATAGTTTTGTTAAAAAATACGATTTCTGGGGTTGGTTTTTTATCGCCCCGGCATCGCTGATGATTTTTATTTTATCCTTCTATCCCATGATCCAGGCATTTATACTGTCCCTGCAAACCGGGCTTGGGAATAACCTGCGTTTTACCGGCATATGGAATTATTACCGGCTCTTCCAGGATGAGATATTCCTGAGTTCGGTTGCCAATGTTTTTATCTATTTGATTTTCCAGGTTCCGATCATGTTGTTCATGGCCCTGATCCTGGCGTCTATCCTCAACAATGAAAAACTAAAATTCAAGGGCCTTTTCAGGACCCTTGTTTTTCTTCCCTGCGCAACCGCCCTGGTTTCTTCCGCGATGATTTTTAAAACCTTTTTCTCTGTGGACGGTATCGTCAACTTTATCCTATTGCATATAGGGATTATTACTTCCCCCGTAAGCTGGCTCACCCATCCTTTCTGGGCCAAGGTGGTCATTATCATGGTAATAACCTGGCGCTGGACCGGTTATAATACAATATTTTATCTTGCCGGACTGCAAAACATAGATACCTCGATATACGAAGCCGCCCGCATTGACGGCGCCTCTGCCTTCCAGCAATTCTTCAAAATAACCCTGCCCCTCCTGCGGCCGGTGATCCTCCTGACAACAATCATGTCCACCAACGGGACTCTCCAGCTCTTTGATGAGGTAAAAAACATCACCAGCGGCGGTCCCGGAAATGCGACGATAACCATATCGCAGTATATTTATAATTTATCCTTTGTTTACAATCCCCAGTTTGGATATGCCGCTGCAGTTTCATATACCATTCTAATTATGGTAGCGCTTCTGTCATTTATCCAGATGAAAGTAGGAGATAAGGCATGA